One genomic region from Pseudoduganella lutea encodes:
- a CDS encoding carbon starvation CstA family protein, whose amino-acid sequence MNPVMKKFGWAALSLAGASALGVIALKRGEPISAIWIVIAAVCVYLIAYRFYSLFIARDVMQLDAKRMTPAYKHNDGLDYVPTNKNVLFGHHFAAIAGAGPLVGPVLAAQMGYLPGMLWILAGVVFAGAVQDFMVLFLSMRRDGRSLGDLIKSELGPIPGNIALLGTFMIMVIILAVLALIVVKALTGSPWGSFTVMATIPIAIFMGIYSRYIRVGRIGEVSIIGFVLLMLAIVGGQYVQEHEALAPMFMFTGTELTWMLIGYGFIASVLPVWLLLAPRDYLSTFLKIGTIVALALGIIIVAPTLQMPSITKFIDGTGPVWSGNLFPFLFITIACGAVSGFHALISSGTTPKMIENETHARFIGYGAMLMESFVAIMALIAASTIEPGIYFAMNSPAALIGTTPESAAAAISQWGFYVTPEMLTQMAKDVGEHTIISRAGGAPTLAVGMAHILSNVIGGQAMMAFWYHFAILFEALFILTAVDAGTRAGRFMLQDLLGAFAPAMKETDNLFASLVATALCVAAWGYFLYQGVVDPLGGINTLWPLFGIANQMLAGIALILATVVLFKMKRARYAWVTIVPTIWLLICTLYAGWLKVFDANPKIGFLSHADKYSDALDKGEVLAPAKSLEQMGQVIFNDYINAGLAAFFMVVVLSVLVFGVRMALRAHAAAHPSHKETPPQMMPAQ is encoded by the coding sequence ATGAACCCCGTAATGAAGAAATTCGGCTGGGCAGCGCTATCGCTGGCCGGCGCAAGCGCGTTGGGCGTGATCGCCCTGAAGCGCGGCGAGCCGATCAGCGCGATCTGGATCGTCATCGCCGCCGTCTGCGTGTACCTGATCGCCTACCGCTTCTACAGCCTGTTCATCGCGCGCGACGTGATGCAGCTCGACGCAAAGCGCATGACCCCGGCGTACAAGCACAACGACGGCCTCGATTACGTCCCCACCAACAAGAACGTGCTGTTCGGGCACCACTTCGCCGCCATCGCCGGCGCCGGCCCGCTGGTCGGCCCCGTGCTGGCCGCGCAGATGGGCTACCTGCCCGGCATGCTGTGGATCCTGGCCGGCGTGGTGTTCGCTGGCGCCGTGCAGGATTTCATGGTGCTGTTCCTGTCGATGCGCCGCGACGGCCGCTCGCTGGGTGACCTGATCAAGTCCGAGCTGGGGCCGATCCCCGGCAATATCGCGCTGCTGGGCACCTTCATGATCATGGTGATCATCCTGGCCGTGCTGGCGCTGATCGTGGTGAAGGCCCTCACCGGCTCGCCGTGGGGTTCGTTCACCGTGATGGCCACGATCCCGATCGCCATCTTCATGGGCATCTACTCGCGCTACATCCGCGTGGGCCGCATCGGCGAAGTCTCCATCATCGGCTTCGTGCTGCTGATGCTGGCCATCGTCGGCGGCCAGTACGTGCAGGAACACGAGGCGCTGGCGCCGATGTTCATGTTTACCGGCACCGAGCTGACCTGGATGCTGATCGGCTATGGGTTCATCGCCTCCGTGCTGCCCGTGTGGCTGCTGCTGGCGCCGCGCGATTATCTGTCCACGTTCCTGAAGATCGGCACCATCGTCGCGCTGGCACTGGGCATCATCATCGTGGCGCCCACGCTGCAGATGCCGTCGATCACGAAGTTCATCGACGGCACGGGCCCGGTCTGGTCCGGCAACCTGTTCCCGTTCCTGTTCATCACCATTGCCTGCGGCGCCGTCTCCGGCTTCCACGCGCTGATCTCTTCCGGCACCACGCCGAAGATGATCGAGAACGAAACGCATGCCCGCTTCATCGGCTATGGCGCGATGCTGATGGAATCGTTCGTCGCCATCATGGCCTTGATCGCCGCTTCCACCATCGAGCCGGGCATCTACTTCGCGATGAACAGCCCGGCCGCGCTGATCGGCACCACCCCCGAATCGGCTGCCGCGGCGATCTCGCAGTGGGGCTTCTACGTGACGCCGGAAATGCTCACGCAGATGGCCAAGGACGTGGGCGAGCACACCATCATCTCGCGCGCCGGCGGCGCACCGACGCTGGCGGTGGGCATGGCGCATATCCTGTCCAACGTGATCGGCGGCCAGGCCATGATGGCGTTCTGGTACCACTTCGCGATCCTGTTCGAGGCGCTGTTCATCCTGACCGCCGTGGACGCGGGCACGCGCGCCGGCCGCTTCATGCTGCAGGATCTGCTGGGCGCCTTTGCCCCGGCCATGAAAGAGACCGATAACCTGTTCGCCAGCCTCGTGGCGACCGCGCTGTGCGTGGCGGCGTGGGGCTACTTCCTGTACCAGGGCGTGGTCGATCCGCTGGGCGGCATCAACACGCTGTGGCCGCTGTTCGGCATCGCCAACCAGATGCTGGCCGGTATCGCGCTGATCCTCGCCACCGTGGTGCTGTTCAAGATGAAGCGCGCCCGCTATGCGTGGGTGACGATCGTGCCGACGATCTGGCTGCTGATCTGCACGCTGTATGCGGGCTGGCTGAAGGTGTTCGACGCGAATCCGAAGATCGGCTTCCTGTCCCACGCCGACAAGTACTCGGACGCGCTGGACAAGGGTGAGGTACTGGCCCCGGCCAAGTCGCTCGAGCAAATGGGCCAGGTGATCTTCAACGACTACATCAACGCCGGCCTGGCCGCCTTCTTCATGGTGGTCGTATTGTCGGTGCTGGTGTTCGGCGTGCGCATGGCGCTGCGTGCCCATGCCGCGGCCCATCCGAGCCACAAGGAAACGCCGCCGCAGATGATGCCGGCGCAATAA
- a CDS encoding hybrid sensor histidine kinase/response regulator: MESFTGADMLNFEKSGLSRKLTLITVLSTGSALLLVFAAFALASVFSHTKNQTRRLTSLADVIGVHSVAPMLDANRARAEQALAALVVDDEITQAVLYDRHGKPFATFPAGGAALALAPDVLAALDMAQPGGQQGGQAGGQPDAQPLMAPFFQSLMQSFMQSLGHPVGQGFSRQARVVRPVGAAGNLAGAVMIEASGGRMWFGMLESLGITALATGISFVMALVLARRFKAGIAQPIGELIAAAQRVSTSQSYAPVQHERSDELGTLIDSFNEMLAQIESRDARLAQYRDQLERQVSVRTEQLEKAKNAAEAASQAKSAFLATMSHEIRTPMNGVLGMTELLMGTGLTERQRHYTSMVKRSGDHLLVLINDILDFSKVEAGKLTVEYIHFNFRELLDDIDYVFSPQAQAKGLALEFAIAHDIPVAVIGDPNRLRQVIVNLLGNAIKFTDAGRITVRIAVTGEDAQSVGLRVEVHDTGVGVSCDARTRIFDSFSQADGSTTRKHGGTGLGLAISKQLVELMGGAIGVDNALVRGSIFWFTVRFDKRLVDVDDASFNQKTTKGLRALVVDPGTDARAALESQLARWHLKPDSAGTADEALRMLRAGVDCGQPYDVALLDMELPQIGGLALAAEIKGDAALAPVRLLLLSTEHNAADTVQRREAGVAFQLIKPARPSDLYDCIVTPLRASEGMRTASPPQPDLLPQLLSQSLVPGEPRPATRQRHKVLVAEDNPVNVEVACAMLEAMGLDVCAVGNGEEALAAAKADDFDLVLMDCQMPVMDGMAATAEIRRHEQQQGRVLQLPVIAITANALQGDRETCLAAGMDDYLSKPFTQAALSGTLARWIALPRATLVHHGDAPGAADGTEAPPGTAPKPAGCSINRRALEAIRGLSADKGEVLVQRVLHAFIDDTPIRLASLHEAIATSNAGALRKAAHSLKSSSANVGADMLAQLSREMEQLGRTDTTSGAAALLSTMEREFTAVRDTLTSIFVKET, from the coding sequence ATGGAATCTTTCACCGGGGCCGACATGCTGAACTTCGAAAAATCAGGCCTGAGCAGGAAACTGACCCTCATCACCGTTCTCTCGACCGGCAGCGCCTTGCTGCTGGTATTTGCCGCGTTCGCGCTGGCCAGCGTGTTCAGCCACACGAAGAACCAGACTCGCCGGCTGACCTCGCTGGCGGACGTCATCGGCGTCCACAGCGTGGCACCGATGCTCGATGCGAACCGCGCCCGGGCCGAACAGGCACTGGCGGCACTCGTGGTGGATGACGAGATCACGCAGGCCGTGCTGTACGACCGCCACGGCAAGCCGTTCGCCACTTTTCCGGCTGGCGGCGCCGCGCTGGCGCTGGCGCCCGACGTGCTGGCGGCACTCGATATGGCGCAGCCGGGTGGACAGCAGGGTGGACAGGCGGGTGGGCAGCCAGATGCGCAGCCGCTGATGGCGCCGTTTTTCCAGTCGCTGATGCAGTCCTTCATGCAGTCCCTCGGGCACCCCGTCGGCCAGGGCTTTTCCCGCCAGGCGCGGGTCGTTCGCCCGGTCGGGGCCGCCGGCAACCTGGCGGGCGCGGTGATGATCGAAGCCAGTGGCGGCCGCATGTGGTTCGGCATGCTGGAAAGCCTGGGCATCACCGCGCTGGCCACCGGCATCTCGTTCGTGATGGCGCTGGTGCTGGCCAGGCGGTTCAAGGCCGGCATTGCGCAGCCGATCGGCGAATTGATCGCCGCCGCGCAGCGCGTGTCCACCAGCCAGTCCTATGCCCCGGTGCAGCACGAGCGCAGCGACGAGCTGGGCACGCTGATCGACAGCTTCAATGAAATGCTGGCGCAGATCGAATCGCGCGATGCCAGGCTGGCCCAGTATCGCGACCAGCTGGAACGCCAGGTCAGCGTGCGCACCGAACAGCTGGAGAAGGCCAAGAATGCCGCGGAAGCGGCCAGCCAGGCCAAGAGCGCCTTCCTTGCCACCATGAGCCATGAAATCCGTACGCCGATGAACGGCGTGCTGGGGATGACGGAGCTGCTGATGGGCACCGGCCTCACGGAGCGGCAGCGGCACTACACCAGCATGGTCAAGCGCTCCGGCGACCACCTGCTGGTGCTCATCAACGACATCCTCGATTTCTCGAAAGTCGAGGCGGGCAAGCTGACGGTGGAATACATCCACTTCAATTTCCGCGAACTGCTCGACGACATCGATTACGTGTTTTCGCCGCAGGCGCAGGCAAAGGGGCTGGCGCTGGAATTCGCGATCGCGCACGATATCCCCGTGGCCGTGATCGGCGATCCGAACCGGCTGCGCCAGGTGATCGTCAACCTGCTGGGCAATGCGATCAAGTTCACCGACGCGGGCCGCATCACGGTGCGCATCGCCGTCACCGGCGAGGATGCCCAGTCGGTCGGCCTGCGCGTGGAAGTGCACGATACCGGCGTGGGCGTGTCGTGCGATGCCCGCACGCGCATCTTCGATTCGTTCTCGCAGGCCGATGGCTCCACGACCCGCAAGCATGGCGGCACGGGCCTCGGGCTGGCGATCTCCAAGCAGCTGGTGGAACTGATGGGTGGCGCGATCGGCGTCGACAACGCGCTGGTCCGTGGCTCGATCTTCTGGTTCACCGTGCGCTTCGACAAGCGCCTCGTCGATGTGGACGACGCGTCGTTCAACCAGAAAACCACGAAGGGCCTGCGCGCGCTCGTCGTCGATCCCGGCACCGATGCGCGCGCCGCGCTGGAAAGCCAGCTGGCGCGCTGGCACCTGAAACCGGACAGCGCCGGCACTGCCGACGAAGCGTTGCGCATGCTGCGCGCCGGCGTCGACTGCGGCCAGCCCTACGACGTAGCGCTGCTGGACATGGAATTGCCGCAGATCGGCGGCCTGGCGCTGGCGGCGGAGATCAAGGGCGATGCGGCGCTGGCGCCCGTCCGCCTGCTGCTGCTGTCGACCGAGCACAATGCCGCCGACACGGTGCAGCGGCGCGAAGCCGGCGTGGCCTTCCAGCTGATCAAGCCGGCGCGCCCGAGCGACCTGTACGACTGCATCGTGACGCCGTTGCGTGCCAGCGAAGGCATGCGTACCGCTTCGCCGCCACAGCCGGACCTGCTGCCGCAGCTGCTGTCGCAATCGCTGGTGCCGGGGGAGCCGCGGCCGGCCACGCGGCAACGGCACAAGGTGCTGGTGGCCGAGGACAATCCGGTCAACGTGGAAGTGGCCTGCGCCATGCTGGAAGCGATGGGCCTCGACGTGTGCGCCGTCGGCAACGGCGAGGAAGCGCTGGCGGCCGCGAAGGCGGACGACTTCGACCTGGTGCTGATGGATTGCCAGATGCCGGTGATGGATGGCATGGCCGCCACCGCCGAGATCCGCCGCCACGAACAGCAGCAGGGCCGCGTGCTCCAATTGCCCGTCATCGCGATCACCGCCAACGCGCTGCAGGGCGACCGCGAAACGTGCCTTGCCGCGGGCATGGACGACTACCTGTCGAAACCGTTCACCCAGGCAGCGCTGTCCGGCACGCTGGCACGCTGGATCGCATTGCCGCGCGCCACGCTGGTGCATCATGGCGACGCGCCGGGAGCGGCGGACGGCACCGAAGCGCCACCGGGCACGGCGCCGAAACCGGCGGGCTGTTCGATCAACCGCCGAGCCCTCGAAGCCATCCGCGGCCTCAGTGCGGACAAGGGCGAGGTGCTGGTGCAGCGCGTGCTGCACGCGTTCATCGACGATACGCCCATTCGCCTGGCATCGCTGCATGAGGCGATCGCAACCAGCAATGCGGGCGCCCTGCGCAAGGCCGCCCATAGCCTGAAATCGTCGAGCGCCAATGTCGGCGCCGACATGCTGGCCCAGCTGAGCCGGGAGATGGAACAGCTGGGCCGCACCGACACCACCAGTGGCGCCGCCGCCCTGCTCTCGACGATGGAGCGGGAATTCACGGCCGTGCGCGACACGCTTACTTCGATATTCGTCAAGGAGACCTAG
- a CDS encoding YbdD/YjiX family protein, with protein MFDEIVKAGRYLGQSMRLMVGLPEYDTYVSHCQATHPDQPVMSYEEFFKERQEARYGGAGKRGGCC; from the coding sequence ATGTTCGATGAAATCGTCAAGGCCGGGCGCTATCTCGGCCAGAGCATGCGGCTGATGGTGGGCTTGCCGGAGTACGACACCTACGTGTCGCACTGCCAGGCCACCCATCCGGACCAGCCGGTGATGAGCTACGAGGAGTTCTTCAAGGAGCGCCAGGAGGCCCGCTACGGCGGTGCCGGCAAGCGGGGCGGCTGCTGCTGA
- a CDS encoding cache domain-containing protein, with amino-acid sequence MKLRQKVIFLAITPLILALCAIALAVWHQSALLATQQKAAIEQAYLASKEAELKHYVALALHSVEHLYESGRSDAATMAEAKRILASLSFGDDGYFFVYDMQGNSLMHPRQPDLVGRNLYAMRDSAGNPTLVRLLARARAGGGLERYQWVKPSTRQEVAKLGYVIPMERWGWMLGTGIYLDDVERALARIDTQQRGNIQKTMLWIAAIAILSALAVGFSGLALNVSESRVADAKLKALAQRVVESQEEERARLSRDLHDGISQWLVSIKLQIEAGIERLSGQPAQTAKALTVFEHTAGQLNKVLGEVRRISHNLRPAVLDDIGLAPALAHLAEEFQHDSGMPVRFAANGSTARLPETANTVLFRIAQEALTNIERHAQASRIAIALTGTPRGVTLSIGDDGVGFDAAGIAQHPQRGIGLRNMMERMETIGGRLELESSPAGTTVRAHIDYGQ; translated from the coding sequence ATGAAACTGCGCCAGAAAGTCATCTTCCTCGCGATCACGCCGCTGATCCTGGCCCTGTGCGCGATCGCGCTGGCCGTGTGGCACCAGTCGGCGCTGCTGGCCACGCAGCAGAAGGCAGCGATCGAGCAAGCCTACCTCGCCAGCAAGGAAGCGGAGCTGAAGCACTACGTGGCGCTGGCCTTGCATTCGGTCGAGCACCTGTACGAGTCGGGCCGGTCGGATGCCGCCACGATGGCAGAAGCAAAGCGCATCCTCGCCTCGCTGTCCTTCGGCGACGACGGCTACTTCTTCGTCTACGATATGCAGGGCAACAGCCTGATGCACCCGCGCCAGCCCGACCTCGTGGGCCGCAACCTCTACGCGATGCGCGACAGCGCCGGCAACCCCACACTCGTGCGGCTGCTGGCGCGGGCCCGGGCGGGCGGGGGGCTGGAACGCTACCAGTGGGTCAAGCCGTCGACGCGGCAGGAAGTGGCGAAGCTGGGCTACGTGATCCCGATGGAGCGCTGGGGCTGGATGCTGGGCACCGGCATCTACCTGGACGATGTGGAGCGCGCACTGGCCAGGATCGATACGCAGCAGCGCGGCAATATCCAGAAGACCATGCTGTGGATCGCGGCGATCGCCATCCTGTCGGCGCTGGCCGTGGGGTTCTCCGGCCTGGCCCTGAACGTTTCCGAATCGCGCGTGGCCGACGCAAAACTGAAGGCCCTGGCCCAGCGCGTGGTCGAATCGCAGGAAGAGGAGAGGGCGCGCCTGTCGCGCGACCTGCACGACGGCATCAGCCAGTGGCTCGTGTCGATCAAGCTGCAGATCGAGGCCGGCATCGAGCGCCTGTCCGGCCAGCCTGCGCAAACGGCGAAGGCGTTGACGGTGTTCGAGCACACGGCGGGACAACTGAACAAGGTGCTGGGCGAGGTGCGCCGCATCTCGCACAACCTGCGTCCGGCGGTGCTGGACGATATCGGCCTGGCGCCCGCGCTGGCCCACCTGGCCGAGGAATTCCAGCACGACAGCGGCATGCCCGTGCGCTTCGCCGCCAACGGCAGCACCGCGCGGCTGCCGGAAACGGCAAACACGGTGCTGTTCCGCATCGCCCAGGAAGCGCTGACGAACATCGAGCGCCACGCGCAGGCAAGCCGGATCGCCATCGCGCTGACTGGCACGCCGCGCGGCGTGACGCTGTCGATCGGCGACGACGGCGTGGGCTTCGACGCGGCCGGCATCGCCCAGCACCCCCAGCGCGGCATCGGCCTGCGCAACATGATGGAGCGGATGGAAACCATCGGTGGGCGCCTGGAGCTGGAATCTTCCCCGGCCGGCACCACGGTGCGGGCGCATATCGACTATGGACAATGA
- a CDS encoding Hcp family type VI secretion system effector yields the protein MANDAYLQIDGIKGESADQKHKEWIEVCNVLYAIHQPRVTVESTGGGHTSGRAELYPISFQKLADLASPVLLQTCATGKTLPRAILEFMRADGNGNPIPYFRIELENLMIASITPDSGESGIISERVQLAYAKIKWNYIRQSISGGAQGNTSGGWDCSANRVC from the coding sequence ATGGCAAACGACGCATACTTGCAGATTGACGGAATCAAGGGAGAATCTGCGGATCAGAAGCACAAGGAATGGATAGAGGTATGTAACGTACTTTACGCGATCCATCAGCCGAGAGTCACTGTGGAATCGACTGGTGGAGGGCATACAAGTGGTAGAGCTGAGCTTTACCCTATTTCCTTTCAAAAGCTCGCCGACCTAGCCTCTCCTGTTCTACTACAGACTTGCGCAACCGGTAAAACTCTACCAAGGGCGATTCTAGAGTTCATGAGGGCAGATGGCAATGGCAATCCCATCCCTTATTTTCGGATCGAGCTGGAAAACCTTATGATTGCGAGTATCACGCCTGACAGTGGAGAGAGCGGAATCATTAGCGAACGGGTTCAGCTAGCATATGCAAAAATAAAGTGGAACTACATACGCCAGTCCATCAGTGGCGGAGCACAAGGTAACACGTCCGGTGGCTGGGATTGCTCAGCCAATCGAGTTTGCTAA
- a CDS encoding HDOD domain-containing protein, producing the protein MTIAPNRSEKMMFDPDLFPVLGLEAVADTRHQWTALSVQSSPKTATAAVLALLGQPETQAAFAPLDCIVPLAEPLAIDAALVTSLPADRIVLQVPAAALQDAAVRQHCAGLAEQGFRLLVEGEAGVHAPQAGIKGVAHGGSGLPSALSLLSLPGPHWAHGVADTARFAACRDAGMGWFSGPYARRRATDPKDGAGDGTTRKRLLSLLGLLAQDADSRELESVLKQDPALSYHLLKLVNSAAFGFTKPIHNFSQAINVLGRRQLQRWLQLLLYARPQQDGSPNLLLPEAARRAAQMEALCSLLGHDRDRQDLAFVVGVFALLDELLAMPMADIVAALPLDLDVVGALLDRAGPFGAMLALVEQPVPDPAAIAALGLTPEQFWQSQLQGWRWAIQVSRTI; encoded by the coding sequence ATGACCATTGCGCCCAACCGCTCCGAGAAAATGATGTTCGATCCCGACCTGTTCCCCGTGCTGGGACTGGAAGCCGTAGCCGATACCCGGCATCAGTGGACAGCCTTGTCCGTGCAATCCAGCCCGAAAACCGCGACCGCTGCCGTGCTGGCCCTGCTGGGCCAGCCGGAAACGCAGGCTGCCTTCGCGCCGCTCGACTGCATCGTGCCGCTTGCCGAACCGCTGGCCATCGACGCCGCGCTCGTGACATCGCTGCCTGCCGACCGCATCGTGCTCCAGGTGCCGGCCGCCGCGCTGCAGGATGCCGCCGTGCGCCAGCATTGCGCAGGGCTCGCGGAGCAGGGCTTCCGGCTGCTGGTGGAAGGTGAAGCGGGCGTGCATGCGCCGCAGGCCGGCATCAAGGGCGTTGCGCACGGCGGCTCGGGCTTGCCTTCCGCGCTTTCCCTGTTGAGCCTGCCCGGCCCGCACTGGGCCCACGGCGTGGCCGATACCGCCCGTTTCGCCGCCTGCCGCGATGCGGGCATGGGCTGGTTCAGCGGCCCTTATGCGCGCCGCCGGGCGACCGATCCGAAGGATGGCGCCGGGGATGGCACAACCCGCAAGCGCCTGTTATCGCTGCTCGGCCTGCTGGCGCAGGATGCCGATTCGCGTGAACTGGAATCCGTGCTGAAGCAGGATCCGGCCCTGTCGTATCACCTGCTCAAGCTTGTCAACTCGGCAGCCTTCGGCTTCACGAAACCGATCCATAATTTCAGCCAGGCGATCAATGTGCTGGGCCGGCGCCAGTTGCAGCGCTGGCTGCAGTTGCTGCTGTATGCGCGCCCCCAGCAGGATGGCTCGCCGAACCTGCTGCTGCCCGAAGCGGCGCGGCGCGCGGCGCAGATGGAAGCGCTGTGCAGCCTGCTGGGCCATGACCGCGACCGGCAGGACCTGGCCTTCGTGGTGGGTGTATTCGCCCTGCTCGACGAACTGCTGGCGATGCCGATGGCGGACATCGTCGCGGCCCTGCCGCTGGACCTGGACGTGGTGGGCGCGCTGCTGGACCGCGCCGGCCCGTTCGGCGCCATGCTGGCGCTGGTGGAACAGCCGGTACCCGACCCCGCCGCCATCGCGGCCCTCGGCCTGACGCCCGAACAGTTCTGGCAGAGCCAGTTGCAAGGCTGGCGCTGGGCGATCCAGGTGAGCAGGACCATTTGA
- a CDS encoding response regulator, with product MTIRILLVDDHPLVRDGLRARLEAVPHFEVVAEAGSAAEALEAARVHAPGLVLMDINMRGTNGIEATAAFQQRFPDIAVLILSMHDKQEYVSQAMAAGASGYVLKDAPGKDIVVAIDTVTSGGIYYSAALARQLVHAPSQEELTTREQEVLRHIANGESNKQIARELDLSVRTVETHRLNIKRKLGIEGQAELIKFAVQHARNL from the coding sequence ATGACGATCAGGATCTTGCTGGTGGACGACCACCCGCTGGTGCGCGATGGCCTGCGCGCCCGGCTCGAAGCAGTGCCGCACTTCGAAGTGGTGGCGGAGGCCGGCAGTGCCGCCGAGGCGCTGGAAGCGGCGCGCGTACATGCGCCGGGCCTGGTGCTCATGGACATCAACATGCGCGGCACGAACGGCATCGAAGCCACGGCGGCATTCCAGCAGCGGTTCCCCGATATCGCGGTGCTGATCCTGTCGATGCACGACAAGCAGGAATATGTGTCGCAGGCGATGGCCGCAGGCGCCAGTGGCTATGTGCTGAAGGATGCGCCGGGCAAGGATATCGTGGTGGCGATCGACACCGTCACCTCCGGCGGCATCTATTACAGCGCGGCGCTGGCCCGCCAGCTGGTGCACGCGCCATCCCAGGAAGAGCTGACCACGCGTGAACAGGAAGTGCTGCGCCACATCGCCAATGGCGAATCGAACAAGCAGATCGCCCGTGAACTCGACCTGTCGGTACGCACCGTAGAAACGCACCGCCTGAACATCAAGCGCAAGCTCGGCATCGAAGGGCAGGCCGAATTGATAAAATTTGCGGTACAACACGCCCGTAACTTGTAA
- a CDS encoding TolC family protein, whose protein sequence is MRISRLPLYLAAAACMLPPLSSAQDTLAASATPTLHALVEAAWQRSPLARTLAARQQETAAAREVAASWLAAAPTLGVLDRSDRWTDQRNARETELSLSAPIVLPGQHCARRQLAERAGDELDAQLLQARLAIAEEVRNRLWEAAAAREVLAEKNDHLHHLEELAADVDRRVKAGDLARSDGLLARQEVLAATTDLALARGRAGEALARFRLVTGAATLPDMAPEPLPVDSNATDHARLRAAQAAETRARAAVALASASRQAPPTVALSMRRERDGNVLGVDRSIGIALQIPLSGKLRNRPAEALAGTQLATASAELAQTQAIVDTDLALAQDQLANARAALEAATDRAAALREHTALFAHAFRQGEKPLADLLRSRALTHEAEVAVRQQRVALALAHAQMNQASGILP, encoded by the coding sequence ATGCGTATATCACGCTTGCCCCTTTATCTGGCGGCCGCTGCCTGCATGCTGCCGCCCCTGTCGAGCGCGCAGGACACGCTCGCCGCATCCGCCACGCCAACGTTGCACGCGCTGGTCGAAGCCGCCTGGCAGCGCTCGCCGCTGGCCCGTACCCTGGCCGCCCGCCAGCAGGAAACCGCCGCTGCACGCGAGGTCGCCGCGTCGTGGCTGGCCGCCGCCCCGACGCTCGGTGTATTGGACCGTTCCGACCGGTGGACCGACCAGCGCAACGCCCGCGAGACGGAACTGTCCCTGTCGGCCCCCATCGTGCTGCCTGGACAGCACTGCGCGCGCCGCCAGCTGGCCGAACGGGCTGGCGACGAGCTCGACGCCCAGCTGCTGCAGGCCCGGCTCGCTATTGCCGAAGAAGTGCGCAACCGGCTGTGGGAAGCGGCGGCTGCCCGCGAAGTGCTGGCCGAAAAGAACGACCATCTGCACCATCTGGAAGAACTGGCGGCCGATGTCGACCGCCGTGTCAAGGCGGGCGACCTGGCCCGCAGTGATGGTTTGCTGGCAAGGCAGGAAGTGCTGGCGGCCACCACGGATCTCGCCCTGGCGCGTGGCCGTGCCGGCGAGGCGCTGGCCCGTTTTCGCCTTGTCACAGGCGCGGCCACGCTCCCTGACATGGCACCCGAACCGCTGCCGGTCGACAGCAACGCAACGGACCATGCACGGCTGCGGGCGGCACAGGCTGCGGAGACGCGCGCGCGGGCGGCCGTCGCGCTGGCATCGGCCAGCCGGCAGGCACCACCGACTGTCGCGCTGTCGATGCGCCGCGAGCGCGATGGCAACGTGCTCGGCGTCGACCGCAGCATCGGCATCGCGCTGCAAATCCCGCTGTCCGGCAAGCTGCGCAACCGTCCGGCCGAAGCACTGGCAGGCACGCAACTGGCAACCGCCTCCGCCGAGCTGGCGCAAACCCAGGCCATCGTGGACACCGACCTGGCGCTCGCGCAGGACCAGCTGGCCAACGCGCGTGCCGCACTGGAGGCCGCCACCGACCGAGCCGCCGCGCTGCGCGAGCATACCGCGTTGTTCGCGCACGCGTTCCGCCAGGGCGAAAAGCCGCTGGCCGACCTGCTGCGATCCCGCGCGCTCACCCACGAAGCCGAAGTGGCCGTCCGCCAGCAGCGCGTCGCTCTGGCGCTCGCCCACGCCCAAATGAACCAAGCCTCTGGAATCCTCCCATGA
- a CDS encoding DUF3144 domain-containing protein — protein sequence MSENGIDAAFWERADAIIRLANEQGTKAPNSNVSASLLYAAARFNAFIVANGASSADSMQKDKEDALRYFTEEYRKMLSQNLDDYVANFATYLEKR from the coding sequence ATGAGCGAAAACGGTATTGACGCGGCATTCTGGGAACGGGCGGATGCCATCATCCGGCTGGCCAACGAGCAGGGCACGAAGGCGCCCAACAGCAACGTCAGCGCATCGCTGCTGTACGCCGCTGCGCGTTTTAACGCCTTCATCGTGGCCAACGGGGCCAGCAGCGCTGACTCGATGCAGAAGGACAAGGAAGACGCACTCCGCTATTTCACCGAGGAATACCGGAAGATGCTGAGCCAGAACCTGGACGATTACGTCGCCAACTTCGCGACCTATCTCGAAAAACGGTGA